The Malus domestica chromosome 06, GDT2T_hap1 genome has a segment encoding these proteins:
- the LOC139197032 gene encoding ethylene-responsive transcription factor ERF027-like yields the protein MADLNPNPNTSNKVNQTLDQSTPTYPPLVVSPLDFHPSPPTLLHPTNQTLPQAPPPHPPHQVLPHSLLPPHHHTHEPTEIPSPSARAPLHIQTLPKPTTMASSSSGKHPRYHGIRCRSGKWVSEIREPRKTKRIWLGTFPTPEMAAAAYDVAALALKGTNIALNFPSFIGLYPVPPSTSAIDIRTAAATAAAALRKNSDTMESPKMGQMQKHEGDDMMSSTSLASSVRDFIDEEELFQMPNLLADMAEGMLMSPPRMNDSPPSDYDDSPGNSDRGEGRLWSYY from the coding sequence ATGGCTGACctaaatccaaatccaaacactTCCAACAAAGTGAATCAAACATTAGACCAATCTACACCCACTTATCCACCTCTAGTAGTATCCCCCCTTGACTTTCACCCTTCTCCCCCTACATTACTCCACCCAACAAACCAAACCCTTCCTCAGGCTCCTCCACCGCACCCTCCACACCAAGTCCTCCCACATTCTCTTCTCCCTCCCCACCACCACACGCACGAACCTACTGAAATACCCTCCCCCTCCGCTAGGGCACCACTACATATTCAAACACTACCAAAGCCCACCACCATGGCCTCGAGCTCTTCCGGGAAGCACCCCAGGTACCACGGCATCCGGTGTCGGAGTGGAAAATGGGTGTCGGAAATCCGAGAGCCACGGAAGACCAAGCGTATTTGGCTTGGCACTTTCCCAACTCCGGAGATGGCTGCAGCCGCCTATGATGTGGCCGCACTTGCACTCAAGGGTACCAATATTGCTCTCAACTTTCCAAGTTTCATTGGATTGTATCCAGTGCCACCGTCCACATCAGCAATTGATATTCGTACTGCCGCAGCTACTGCAGCCGCGGCGCTACGAAAGAATAGTGACACGATGGAGAGTCCAAAAATGGGACAAATGCAGAAGCACGAGGGTGATGATATGATGAGTAGTACAAGTTTGGCGTCGTCTGTTAGAGACTTTATTGACGAGGAAGAGCTTTTCCAGATGCCGAATTTGCTGGCGGACATGGCAGAGGGAATGCTGATGTCTCCACCGAGAATGAACGACTCTCCGCCGTCTGATTATGATGACTCGCCCGGAAATTCAGACAGAGGAGAAGGCCGTCTGTGGAGCTATTACTGA